In Fundulus heteroclitus isolate FHET01 chromosome 17, MU-UCD_Fhet_4.1, whole genome shotgun sequence, the following are encoded in one genomic region:
- the stmp1 gene encoding short transmembrane mitochondrial protein 1 produces the protein MLQFLAGFTLGNVVGMYLAQNYEVPNIAKKIEAFKKDVEAKKKPPE, from the exons ATGTTGCAGTTTTTG gctgGCTTCACTTTGGGGAATGTTGTGGGGATGTACCTCGCTCAAAATTATGAA GTTCCCAACATAGCCAAGAAAATTGAAGCTTTCAAGAAGGATGTTGAGGCCAAGAAGAAGCCTCCGGAGTGA
- the LOC105933834 gene encoding dynamin-1-like protein isoform X1, whose amino-acid sequence MEALIPVINKLQDVFNTVGADIIQLPQIAVVGTQSSGKSSVLESLVGRDLLPRGTGIVTRRPLILQLVNVDPADGRKNEDGGRDVEEWGKFLHTKNKIYADFDEIRQEIESETERVSGTNKGISDDPIHLKIFSPHVVNLTLVDLPGITKVPVGDQPKDIEVQIRDLILKHISNPNCIILAVTAANTDMATSEALKVAREVDPDGRRTLAVVTKLDLMDAGTDAMDVLMGRVIPVKLGIIGVVNRSQLDINNKKLVADAIRDEHAFLQKKYPSMANRNGTKYLARTLNRLLMHHIRDCLPELKTRINVLAAQYQSLLSSYGEPVEDQSATLLQLITKFATEYCNTIEGTAKYIETAELCGGARICYIFHETFGRTLESVDPLGGLSTIDILTAIRNATGPRPSLFVPEISFELLVKKQVKRLEEPSLRCVELVHEEMQRIIQHCSNYSTQELQRFPKLHEAIVEVVTSLLRKRLPITNEMVHNLVAIELAYINTKHPDFADACGVLNNNIEEQRRNRMRELPAAVPRDKSVGKGPAGPAAVSGEPSASGADPDGAKAPAAGPQGDQDGTGNWRGMLKKGEEAAGSGPGSPLRGVVNLLDVPVPVARKLSSREQRDCEVIERLIKSYFLIVRKNIQDSVPKAVMHFLVNHVKDSLQSELVGQLYKSGLLNELLTESEDMAQRRKEAADMLQALQRASQVIAEIRETHLW is encoded by the exons ATGGAGGCTCTCATCCCGGTGATAAACAAGCTGCAGGACGTGTTCAACACGGTGGGCGCAGATATCATCCAGCTGCCGCAGATCGCTGTGGTGGGGACTCAG AGCAGTGGGAAGAGCTCTGTGCTGGAGAGCCTGGTGGGCAGGGACCTGCTGCCCCGTGGGACCGGCATCGTAACCAGGCGACCCCTCATCCTTCAGCTGGTCAACGTGGATCCTGCAGACGGACGGAAAAACGAGGATGGAG GTAGAGATGTAGAGGAGTGGGGGAAGTTTCTGCACACTAAAAATAAG atctaCGCAGATTTTGATGAAATCCGGCAGGAAATTGAGAGCGAAACGGAGCGAGTATCTGGGACTAATAAG GGAATCAGCGACGATCCCATTCACCTGAAGATCTTCTCCCCTCATGTTGTCAACCTCACGCTGGTGGATCTGCCCGGAATCACCAAG GTGCCTGTGGGCGACCAGCCCAAAGACATCGAGGTCCAGATAAGAGATCTGATCCTTAAGCACATCTCCAACCCTAACTGTATCATCCTGGCAGTCACGGCGGCCAACACAGACATGGCCACCTCGGAAGCCCTTAAGGTGGCCCGGGAGGTGGATCCAGACG GCAGGAGAACGCTAGCTGTGGTGACCAAGTTGGACCTGATGGACGCCGGCACCGACGCTATGGACGTCCTGATGGGCAGAGTCATCCCCGTCAAACTGGGCATAATAGGAGTCGTGAACAG GAGTCAGCTGGACATCAACAACAAGAAGTTGGTGGCCGACGCCATCCGCGACGAGCACGCCTTCCTGCAGAAGAAGTACCCGTCCATGGCCAACAGAAACGGCACCAAGTACCTGGCCCGGACCCTGAACAG GCTACTGATGCATCACATCCGAGACTGCCTCCCAGAGCTGAAGACACGGATCAACGTCCTGGCAGCCCAGTACCAGTCCCTGCTCAGCAGCTACGGCGAGCCTGTGGAGGACCAGAGCGCCACCTTGCTGCAGCTCATCACCAAGTTCGCCACAGAGTACTGCAACACCATCGAGGGCACGGCCAAATACATCGAGACGGCAGAGCT GTGCGGCGGAGCCAGAATCTGCTACATATTCCACGAGACGTTCGGCCGAACGCTGGAGTCAGTGGATCCTCTGGGAGGCCTCAGCACCATCGACATCCTAACAGCCATCCGGAACGCAACG GGCCCGCGCCCGTCCCTGTTCGTGCCCGAGATCTCCTTCGAGCTGCTGGTGAAGAAGCAGGTGAAGCGCTTGGAGGAGCCCAGCCTGCGCTGCGTGGAGCTCGTCCACGAGGAGATGCAGAGGATCATCCAGCACTGCAGCAACTACAGCACGCAG gagctgcagaggttcCCCAAGCTGCACGAGGCCATTGTGGAGGTGGTCACCTCGCTCCTGAGGAAGAGGCTGCCCATCACCAACGAGATG GTTCACAACCTGGTTGCGATCGAGCTCGCCTACATCAACACCAAGCATCCAGACTTTGCAGACGCCTGCGGAGTCCTGAATAACAACATAGAG GAGCAGAGGAGAAACCGGATGAGGGAGCTGCCTGCTGCCGTGCCGAGGGACAAG TCTGTTGGCAAAGGCCCGGCGGGCCCAGCTGCGGTTTCTGGCGAGCCCTCTGCGTCTGGAGCAGACCCGGACGGTGCCAAG GCGCCGGCTGCGGGGCCTCAGGGGGATCAGGACGGCACCGGCAACTGGAGGGGGATGCTGAAGAAGGGAGAGGAAGCGGCAGGCTCAGGACCAGGAAGTCCCCTCAGAGGAGTTGTCAACTTGCTTGACGTG CCTGTCCCGGTTGCCAGGAAGCTGTCGTCACGGGAGCAGAGGGACTGCGAGGTCATCGAGCGCCTCATCAAGTCGTACTTCCTCATCGTCCGGAAGAACATCCAGGACAG CGTCCCGAAGGCGGTGATGCACTTCCTGGTGAACCACGTGAAGGACAGCCTCCAGAGCGAGCTCGTCGGACAGCTGTACAAATCGGGCCTGCTCAATGAACTGCTGACAGAGTCTGAGGACATGGCCCAGCGGCGCAAGGAGGCCGCCGACATGCTGCAG GCGTTACAGCGGGCCAGTCAGGTGATTGCCGAGATCAGGGAAACGCATCTTtggtga
- the LOC105933834 gene encoding dynamin-1-like protein isoform X2, whose amino-acid sequence MEALIPVINKLQDVFNTVGADIIQLPQIAVVGTQSSGKSSVLESLVGRDLLPRGTGIVTRRPLILQLVNVDPADGRKNEDGGRDVEEWGKFLHTKNKIYADFDEIRQEIESETERVSGTNKGISDDPIHLKIFSPHVVNLTLVDLPGITKVPVGDQPKDIEVQIRDLILKHISNPNCIILAVTAANTDMATSEALKVAREVDPDGRRTLAVVTKLDLMDAGTDAMDVLMGRVIPVKLGIIGVVNRSQLDINNKKLVADAIRDEHAFLQKKYPSMANRNGTKYLARTLNRLLMHHIRDCLPELKTRINVLAAQYQSLLSSYGEPVEDQSATLLQLITKFATEYCNTIEGTAKYIETAELCGGARICYIFHETFGRTLESVDPLGGLSTIDILTAIRNATGPRPSLFVPEISFELLVKKQVKRLEEPSLRCVELVHEEMQRIIQHCSNYSTQELQRFPKLHEAIVEVVTSLLRKRLPITNEMVHNLVAIELAYINTKHPDFADACGVLNNNIEEQRRNRMRELPAAVPRDKAPAAGPQGDQDGTGNWRGMLKKGEEAAGSGPGSPLRGVVNLLDVPVPVARKLSSREQRDCEVIERLIKSYFLIVRKNIQDSVPKAVMHFLVNHVKDSLQSELVGQLYKSGLLNELLTESEDMAQRRKEAADMLQALQRASQVIAEIRETHLW is encoded by the exons ATGGAGGCTCTCATCCCGGTGATAAACAAGCTGCAGGACGTGTTCAACACGGTGGGCGCAGATATCATCCAGCTGCCGCAGATCGCTGTGGTGGGGACTCAG AGCAGTGGGAAGAGCTCTGTGCTGGAGAGCCTGGTGGGCAGGGACCTGCTGCCCCGTGGGACCGGCATCGTAACCAGGCGACCCCTCATCCTTCAGCTGGTCAACGTGGATCCTGCAGACGGACGGAAAAACGAGGATGGAG GTAGAGATGTAGAGGAGTGGGGGAAGTTTCTGCACACTAAAAATAAG atctaCGCAGATTTTGATGAAATCCGGCAGGAAATTGAGAGCGAAACGGAGCGAGTATCTGGGACTAATAAG GGAATCAGCGACGATCCCATTCACCTGAAGATCTTCTCCCCTCATGTTGTCAACCTCACGCTGGTGGATCTGCCCGGAATCACCAAG GTGCCTGTGGGCGACCAGCCCAAAGACATCGAGGTCCAGATAAGAGATCTGATCCTTAAGCACATCTCCAACCCTAACTGTATCATCCTGGCAGTCACGGCGGCCAACACAGACATGGCCACCTCGGAAGCCCTTAAGGTGGCCCGGGAGGTGGATCCAGACG GCAGGAGAACGCTAGCTGTGGTGACCAAGTTGGACCTGATGGACGCCGGCACCGACGCTATGGACGTCCTGATGGGCAGAGTCATCCCCGTCAAACTGGGCATAATAGGAGTCGTGAACAG GAGTCAGCTGGACATCAACAACAAGAAGTTGGTGGCCGACGCCATCCGCGACGAGCACGCCTTCCTGCAGAAGAAGTACCCGTCCATGGCCAACAGAAACGGCACCAAGTACCTGGCCCGGACCCTGAACAG GCTACTGATGCATCACATCCGAGACTGCCTCCCAGAGCTGAAGACACGGATCAACGTCCTGGCAGCCCAGTACCAGTCCCTGCTCAGCAGCTACGGCGAGCCTGTGGAGGACCAGAGCGCCACCTTGCTGCAGCTCATCACCAAGTTCGCCACAGAGTACTGCAACACCATCGAGGGCACGGCCAAATACATCGAGACGGCAGAGCT GTGCGGCGGAGCCAGAATCTGCTACATATTCCACGAGACGTTCGGCCGAACGCTGGAGTCAGTGGATCCTCTGGGAGGCCTCAGCACCATCGACATCCTAACAGCCATCCGGAACGCAACG GGCCCGCGCCCGTCCCTGTTCGTGCCCGAGATCTCCTTCGAGCTGCTGGTGAAGAAGCAGGTGAAGCGCTTGGAGGAGCCCAGCCTGCGCTGCGTGGAGCTCGTCCACGAGGAGATGCAGAGGATCATCCAGCACTGCAGCAACTACAGCACGCAG gagctgcagaggttcCCCAAGCTGCACGAGGCCATTGTGGAGGTGGTCACCTCGCTCCTGAGGAAGAGGCTGCCCATCACCAACGAGATG GTTCACAACCTGGTTGCGATCGAGCTCGCCTACATCAACACCAAGCATCCAGACTTTGCAGACGCCTGCGGAGTCCTGAATAACAACATAGAG GAGCAGAGGAGAAACCGGATGAGGGAGCTGCCTGCTGCCGTGCCGAGGGACAAG GCGCCGGCTGCGGGGCCTCAGGGGGATCAGGACGGCACCGGCAACTGGAGGGGGATGCTGAAGAAGGGAGAGGAAGCGGCAGGCTCAGGACCAGGAAGTCCCCTCAGAGGAGTTGTCAACTTGCTTGACGTG CCTGTCCCGGTTGCCAGGAAGCTGTCGTCACGGGAGCAGAGGGACTGCGAGGTCATCGAGCGCCTCATCAAGTCGTACTTCCTCATCGTCCGGAAGAACATCCAGGACAG CGTCCCGAAGGCGGTGATGCACTTCCTGGTGAACCACGTGAAGGACAGCCTCCAGAGCGAGCTCGTCGGACAGCTGTACAAATCGGGCCTGCTCAATGAACTGCTGACAGAGTCTGAGGACATGGCCCAGCGGCGCAAGGAGGCCGCCGACATGCTGCAG GCGTTACAGCGGGCCAGTCAGGTGATTGCCGAGATCAGGGAAACGCATCTTtggtga